The window GGGCCTCCTGTGGATCAGGGTGATCTCCTTAGCGGTGCCCAGAAGGTTCAAGGCCCAGTCCACGGCGCTATCCCCACCTCCCACGATCAGGATCCGCTTTCCTTGGAACTCGGCCTTGGTCTTCACCGCATAGTAGACGCCCTTGCCCTCCAGTTCCTTTTCCCCCGGGGCACCCAGGCGCCTGGGCTCAAAGGCACCCACACCGGCGGCGATGATTACCGCCTTGGCGGTGTAGGTGTTGCCGGAGGAGGTGGTCACCTTGAAGTGGTCCCCTTCCCTCTCCAGGGTTTCCGCCCGCTCCCCCAGGCTGTAGATGGGGTTGAAGGGAGCCACCTGCTCCACTAGCCCCTTCACTAGGTCCTTGGCGTACACCTTGGGAAAGCCCGCCACGTCGTAGATGTACTTCTCCGGATACAAAGCGGAAAGCTGCCCCCCTGGCTCGGGCAAGGGGTCGATGAAGCGGAAGGAAAGCCCCCGCATGCCCACGTAAAAGCCCGCAAAAAGCCCAGCGGGGCCTGC of the Thermus antranikianii DSM 12462 genome contains:
- a CDS encoding NAD(P)/FAD-dependent oxidoreductase; translated protein: MEHTDVIIIGAGPAGLFAGFYVGMRGLSFRFIDPLPEPGGQLSALYPEKYIYDVAGFPKVYAKDLVKGLVEQVAPFNPIYSLGERAETLEREGDHFKVTTSSGNTYTAKAVIIAAGVGAFEPRRLGAPGEKELEGKGVYYAVKTKAEFQGKRILIVGGGDSAVDWALNLLGTAKEITLIHRRPQFRAHEASVKELFKAHEEGRLTVLTPYEVRRIEGDTQVRKAVIFHNGTQEEKELEVDAVLILAGYLTKLGPLANWGLELEKNKIKVDTTMATSIPGVYACGDIVTYPGKLPLIVLGFGEAAIAANHAAAYANPALKVNPGHSSEKAEEKAPA